A window from Exiguobacterium marinum DSM 16307 encodes these proteins:
- a CDS encoding two-component system regulatory protein YycI, with translation MDWSKAKTILIFAFLALNVYLLFQLLTETWATEVVTNDNTSIAQILDQRNVDPAKLPRMGRDIGYLTGSSEEMSAAMITKNREAQLATTLDNMQLEVELKQPVPLDAKDLRTTASTFVAEYVPFGDEYAYWRYDESTKQIAFVQTFEENKIFSTPEVEGDTEMYIGPSLILIQLNEAFEVTDYKQRHLKNLSSKTQDDLVLTASEAISQLASRKYFQPNQEMRAINTGFYSLPLDSSGSLIIMPPLWSIGIDDQVYFVNAIDGTVEHVEFEKKE, from the coding sequence GTGGATTGGAGTAAAGCGAAAACAATTTTAATCTTCGCCTTCCTCGCCTTGAACGTCTATCTATTGTTCCAATTGTTGACGGAAACGTGGGCGACCGAAGTCGTGACGAATGACAACACGTCGATTGCACAAATTTTAGATCAGCGGAATGTCGATCCGGCAAAATTGCCACGAATGGGTCGCGATATCGGATATTTGACGGGATCGTCTGAAGAGATGTCCGCCGCGATGATTACAAAGAATCGGGAAGCGCAGCTAGCGACGACGCTCGATAACATGCAACTTGAAGTCGAATTGAAGCAACCTGTGCCACTCGATGCGAAAGATTTACGAACGACCGCTTCGACGTTTGTGGCGGAATATGTTCCATTCGGAGATGAATATGCCTACTGGCGATACGATGAGTCGACGAAACAAATCGCCTTCGTGCAAACGTTCGAGGAGAACAAGATTTTTTCAACACCTGAAGTCGAGGGGGACACGGAAATGTATATCGGTCCGTCCCTCATCCTGATTCAGTTGAACGAGGCATTTGAAGTGACAGATTATAAGCAGCGTCATTTAAAAAACCTGTCGTCGAAAACGCAAGACGACCTCGTGTTGACGGCGAGCGAAGCGATTTCTCAACTAGCATCCCGGAAGTATTTTCAGCCGAACCAAGAGATGCGAGCCATCAACACCGGGTTTTATAGCTTACCGCTCGATAGCTCGGGCAGTTTGATTATCATGCCTCCGCTCTGGTCGATTGGGATAGATGATCAAGTCTATTTCGTCAATGCGATCGATGGAACGGTCGAGCACGTCGAGTTTGAAAAGAAAGAATGA
- the yycH gene encoding two-component system activity regulator YycH has product MKRFTIAKPELWKSFILLTLIVTSIVQTIILWDYHPTYQAVQSETQLTTVDESLQRRANQVIIPTQAVVHDNNAVFASKNTPKQLMRVIRDSFEASEFKPLAVKNVPSFYTDINEGLELILPEAYYADTLSYMLPGTYSLSGKIPQRILIYMDENAFNIRTIMSDQSIWEGKLTKVGNGDVNSLFLKNSSRTMKRVTYTDERVNYIPVIGPEMNELFAYDVSSIQIDTRLDWMRDTFFPGDPNVQEVDPASSIGALTNGVSVGEYDATLNASRYRNLSRNSTERDTALGLDSIVEFVNFHGGWVDEASENQGLSLRFDAITPANKGFETTVFRFHVKGYPVFSQREAFINNDAIDLSTLRVENDGAQVRSITRHHLEIDRLITVGTTQLANANEVLSTLINSGRFENVTEIRIGYEIEYNEDTSRYVTFSPNWFVREAGRWVPYNQADGWTERMMYRGLE; this is encoded by the coding sequence ATGAAACGGTTTACGATCGCAAAGCCGGAACTGTGGAAGTCGTTCATTTTGCTCACGTTAATCGTCACGTCGATTGTTCAAACCATCATCTTGTGGGATTACCATCCCACGTATCAGGCCGTCCAATCGGAGACGCAGCTCACGACGGTGGACGAGTCCCTGCAGCGCCGGGCGAATCAGGTCATCATCCCGACTCAAGCGGTCGTACATGACAACAATGCCGTCTTCGCTTCGAAGAATACGCCGAAGCAACTGATGCGCGTCATTCGGGATTCGTTTGAAGCGAGTGAGTTCAAACCACTCGCCGTGAAAAATGTCCCGAGCTTCTATACGGATATCAACGAGGGACTCGAGTTGATCTTACCGGAGGCCTACTATGCGGATACGCTCAGCTACATGTTGCCGGGAACGTATAGTCTGTCTGGGAAAATTCCACAACGGATCCTCATCTATATGGACGAAAATGCGTTCAACATTCGCACCATCATGAGCGACCAATCGATTTGGGAAGGAAAGTTGACGAAAGTCGGAAACGGCGATGTGAACAGTCTCTTCTTGAAAAATTCGAGTCGAACGATGAAGCGGGTGACGTACACCGATGAGCGGGTGAATTACATTCCGGTCATTGGACCTGAGATGAATGAGTTGTTTGCTTACGACGTATCATCGATTCAAATCGATACCCGTCTTGACTGGATGCGGGACACGTTCTTCCCGGGCGACCCGAATGTTCAGGAGGTCGACCCGGCAAGTTCGATTGGAGCCTTGACGAATGGTGTCAGCGTTGGGGAATATGATGCGACCCTGAACGCCAGTCGTTACCGAAACTTGTCTCGGAACAGTACAGAACGTGACACGGCACTCGGATTAGATTCGATTGTAGAATTCGTGAACTTCCACGGTGGATGGGTCGATGAAGCTTCTGAGAATCAAGGGCTCTCACTTCGCTTTGATGCCATCACACCTGCAAATAAAGGTTTTGAAACGACTGTGTTCCGTTTTCATGTGAAAGGGTATCCGGTCTTTAGTCAGCGCGAGGCATTTATCAACAACGATGCCATCGACTTATCCACATTACGTGTGGAAAACGACGGGGCACAGGTCCGGTCGATCACACGTCACCACTTGGAAATCGATCGGCTGATCACGGTCGGTACGACACAGTTGGCTAATGCGAACGAGGTGCTCAGTACCCTCATCAACTCCGGACGGTTTGAGAACGTAACGGAGATTCGAATCGGTTATGAAATCGAATATAACGAAGATACGAGCCGCTACGTGACGTTCTCACCGAACTGGTTCGTGCGTGAGGCGGGGCGTTGGGTCCCATATAATCAAGCAGACGGTTGGACAGAAAGGATGATGTATCGTGGATTGGAGTAA
- the walK gene encoding cell wall metabolism sensor histidine kinase WalK produces MKRTNFFKSIQWKLVVIYALLILVAMQVIGVYFVRSLERQYINNFSQSLVDRANLLSYNVSEGIAANESDSTTDQQLNQLLDQLLSEFTESTTLADDIREVQIIDTNSVVRATSNQNNQSLVGQRTASTFIQKSFATGGAQETLVYEDSNDRMRVVAVPIKSEVDGTTTGMIYIEASMKSIYNQMEQVTRILATGTLIALIITSFLGILLSRTITRPIADMRRQAVEMRKGNFSRKVKVYSDDEVGQLAYAFNELTDELMEANATTEAERRRLTSVLENMSDGVVATDRSLRVILMNDQARDMIGVAEEEAMGTNLQSLLAFEEEIVIPEDGTMPTKLIDLSTDEELFLVRAYFSPIQKHSGPITGLIVVLHDVTEQEQVEQDRREFVANVSHELRTPLTTMRSYLEVLAEGAYQDDELAPRFLETTQNETERMIRLVNDLLQLSKMDSKEYKMQKVKFDFVQFFNDIIDRHEMTKGEAIQFRRKLMKRRVYVHADQDKMTQVIDNIITNAIKFSPEGGTITFRTMLRAKRLVIGIKDEGVGIPKSNLKKIFERFYRVDKARARNIGGTGLGLSIAKEVVSAHGGDIWAESEFGRGTTIYFTIPFDTIVEVND; encoded by the coding sequence ATGAAACGGACGAACTTCTTTAAATCAATCCAGTGGAAGCTCGTCGTCATCTATGCGCTGCTCATTCTCGTTGCGATGCAAGTCATCGGCGTGTACTTTGTACGTTCTTTGGAACGACAATACATCAACAACTTCTCGCAGTCACTCGTCGACCGGGCGAACCTACTGAGCTATAACGTCAGTGAGGGAATCGCAGCGAACGAGAGTGACTCGACTACGGACCAGCAGTTGAACCAGTTACTGGATCAGCTGCTGTCTGAATTTACAGAGAGCACGACGCTAGCTGACGACATTCGGGAAGTCCAAATCATCGACACGAACAGTGTCGTGCGGGCGACCTCGAATCAAAATAATCAAAGTCTCGTCGGACAACGGACGGCGAGTACGTTTATCCAGAAGTCATTCGCGACAGGCGGGGCGCAGGAGACGCTCGTCTATGAGGATTCGAATGACCGAATGCGCGTCGTCGCCGTTCCGATTAAATCGGAAGTGGATGGGACGACGACCGGGATGATTTATATCGAGGCATCGATGAAGTCCATCTACAACCAGATGGAACAAGTGACACGTATCCTCGCAACGGGGACGTTGATTGCACTCATCATCACCTCGTTCCTTGGTATTCTCTTATCGCGCACCATCACGCGACCGATTGCCGACATGCGCAGGCAGGCCGTAGAGATGCGGAAAGGGAACTTCTCGCGGAAAGTTAAAGTGTACTCGGATGACGAGGTCGGTCAACTCGCGTATGCGTTCAACGAATTGACAGACGAATTGATGGAAGCAAATGCGACGACGGAAGCGGAACGACGTCGCTTGACGAGTGTCCTTGAGAACATGTCGGACGGGGTGGTCGCGACCGACCGCTCGTTACGCGTCATCTTGATGAACGACCAAGCGCGCGACATGATCGGGGTTGCGGAGGAAGAGGCGATGGGGACGAATTTACAAAGTCTCCTCGCGTTCGAAGAGGAAATCGTTATTCCAGAAGACGGGACGATGCCGACGAAGCTGATTGACCTCAGTACGGATGAAGAATTGTTCCTCGTCCGTGCCTACTTCTCACCGATTCAAAAGCACAGCGGACCGATCACAGGTCTCATCGTCGTCTTGCATGATGTCACGGAACAAGAACAAGTCGAACAGGACCGCCGTGAATTCGTGGCGAACGTCAGTCACGAGTTGCGTACACCGCTCACGACAATGCGCAGCTATTTGGAAGTCCTCGCGGAAGGCGCTTATCAAGACGATGAGTTGGCGCCACGCTTCTTAGAGACGACACAAAACGAGACGGAGCGGATGATTCGCCTCGTCAACGACTTGTTGCAACTCTCGAAGATGGACAGTAAAGAATACAAGATGCAGAAAGTGAAGTTCGACTTCGTGCAATTCTTTAACGACATCATCGACCGTCACGAGATGACGAAAGGAGAGGCGATTCAATTCCGTCGCAAACTGATGAAGCGTCGTGTCTACGTGCATGCCGACCAAGATAAGATGACCCAAGTCATCGACAACATCATCACGAACGCCATCAAGTTCTCACCAGAAGGCGGGACAATCACGTTCCGGACGATGCTTCGGGCGAAGCGCCTCGTCATCGGGATCAAGGATGAAGGGGTCGGGATTCCGAAGTCGAACTTGAAGAAAATTTTTGAGCGCTTCTACCGTGTCGATAAGGCGCGGGCGCGTAACATCGGTGGAACCGGACTCGGTCTATCGATTGCCAAAGAAGTCGTATCCGCTCACGGGGGCGACATCTGGGCAGAGAGTGAGTTTGGCCGCGGTACGACGATTTACTTCACCATCCCGTTCGATACGATTGTGGAGGTGAATGATTGA
- the yycF gene encoding response regulator YycF, producing MDRTILVVDDEQPIADILKFKLEKEGYQVHVAYDGEEALVKVEEIQPDLILLDIMLPLKDGMEVCREVRKKYDMPIIMLTAKDSEIDKVLGLELGADDYVTKPFSSRELLARVKANMRRHATAPAPEAKGANANDIAIGDLTIHPDSYMVTKREEKIELTHREFELIHYLAQNIGQVMTREHLLQTVWGYDYFGDVRTVDVTVRRLREKVEDNPSTPTYIITRRGVGYYLKAGEED from the coding sequence ATGGATCGTACGATTTTAGTGGTAGATGACGAACAACCAATCGCAGATATATTGAAGTTTAAACTTGAAAAAGAAGGTTATCAGGTGCATGTCGCCTATGACGGTGAAGAAGCCCTCGTAAAAGTAGAGGAGATTCAACCGGACCTCATCTTACTCGACATCATGCTTCCGCTCAAAGACGGCATGGAAGTATGTCGTGAGGTACGGAAGAAGTATGATATGCCGATCATCATGTTGACGGCGAAAGACTCCGAGATCGATAAAGTACTCGGGTTAGAGCTCGGAGCGGATGACTACGTCACGAAACCGTTCAGCTCACGTGAACTGTTGGCTCGTGTCAAAGCGAATATGCGACGTCACGCGACGGCGCCGGCGCCAGAAGCGAAAGGGGCGAATGCGAACGATATCGCGATCGGCGACTTGACGATTCATCCGGATTCGTACATGGTGACGAAACGGGAAGAGAAAATCGAATTGACGCATCGCGAGTTCGAATTAATTCATTACCTCGCGCAAAACATTGGACAAGTGATGACGCGTGAACACTTGCTCCAAACGGTATGGGGCTATGATTACTTCGGTGACGTACGTACCGTGGATGTTACAGTACGTCGTCTTCGCGAAAAAGTAGAGGATAACCCATCGACGCCGACGTACATCATTACGCGTCGTGGCGTCGGATATTATTTGAAGGCAGGAGAAGAAGACTAA
- a CDS encoding adenylosuccinate synthase encodes MSSVVVVGTQWGDEGKGKITDFLSKQAEVVARYQGGDNAGHTIVFNDTKYKLHLIPSGIFYSDKTCVIGNGMVVNPKSLVTELAYLHERGVSTDNLRISNRAHIILPYHQLQDRLEEDAKGDAKVGTTLKGIGPAYMDKAARIGLRIADLLDKEVFAEKLKTVLELKNRMFVKMYEVDPIEFDDIFEEYYAYGQQFAKYVCDTSVVLNDALDEEKKVLFEGAQGVLLDIDHGTYPFVTSSNAASGGVSSGAGIGPSKIHHVVGVCKAYTSRVGDGPFPTELDDEIGHTIREVGKEYGTTTGRPRRVGWFDSVVVRHSRRVSGITDLCLNSIDVLTGLETLKICTSYEYEGKHLDEYPPNFRVLEKCVPVYEELPGWTEDITGVRNFDDLPKNAQRYVRRIEELTGIELLTFSVGPAREQTVILRDIYEA; translated from the coding sequence ATGTCATCAGTAGTCGTAGTGGGAACGCAGTGGGGCGATGAAGGAAAAGGAAAGATCACCGATTTCTTATCGAAACAAGCCGAAGTCGTCGCGCGTTATCAAGGGGGAGACAACGCTGGTCACACGATCGTCTTCAATGATACGAAATATAAACTTCACCTCATTCCGTCTGGGATCTTCTATTCGGACAAAACGTGTGTCATCGGAAACGGAATGGTCGTCAACCCGAAATCACTCGTGACCGAACTCGCTTACTTACATGAGCGCGGTGTGAGCACGGATAACCTTCGGATCTCGAACCGGGCGCACATCATCTTGCCGTATCACCAGCTTCAAGACCGTCTAGAGGAAGACGCAAAAGGTGACGCAAAAGTCGGTACGACGCTCAAAGGAATCGGTCCGGCATACATGGATAAGGCGGCACGTATCGGGCTTCGCATCGCTGACCTTCTTGATAAAGAAGTGTTTGCGGAGAAACTAAAGACCGTGCTTGAGTTGAAAAACCGCATGTTCGTGAAAATGTATGAGGTCGACCCGATCGAGTTTGATGATATCTTTGAAGAGTACTATGCGTATGGCCAACAGTTCGCTAAATACGTGTGTGATACATCGGTCGTCTTAAACGATGCACTCGACGAAGAAAAGAAAGTTCTCTTTGAAGGGGCACAAGGGGTCCTTCTCGATATCGACCACGGAACGTACCCGTTCGTCACATCGTCGAACGCCGCGTCAGGTGGCGTATCGAGCGGTGCCGGAATCGGACCATCGAAGATTCATCACGTGGTCGGTGTCTGTAAAGCATACACGTCACGTGTCGGTGACGGTCCGTTCCCGACAGAACTTGACGATGAGATCGGCCATACGATCCGTGAAGTCGGTAAAGAGTACGGGACAACAACAGGTCGTCCCCGTCGTGTCGGCTGGTTCGACTCGGTTGTCGTACGTCACTCACGTCGTGTCAGTGGAATCACAGATCTTTGCCTCAACTCCATCGATGTATTGACAGGTCTTGAGACGCTCAAGATTTGCACATCGTATGAGTACGAAGGGAAGCATCTTGATGAGTACCCGCCGAACTTCCGCGTCCTCGAGAAGTGTGTACCAGTATACGAAGAACTTCCGGGTTGGACAGAAGACATCACGGGTGTCCGCAACTTCGATGACCTTCCGAAGAATGCACAGCGTTACGTACGTCGCATCGAAGAATTGACAGGAATCGAATTGTTGACGTTCTCGGTCGGACCGGCTCGTGAACAGACGGTTATCTTGCGTGATATTTACGAAGCATAA
- the dnaB gene encoding replicative DNA helicase, with translation MSDAIQVNTPPHSVEAEQAVLGAIILDSDRLITASERVDPDDFYRVSHQRIFEAMLKINDRGELVDLVTLSSELQAQGILDEIGGLNYLAEVAESVPAIGNIGYYLNVVDQKAALRRLIRTATNIVSDGYERQDEVDSVLSDAERNILKVSQRKGQSSFHPIGSVLSDAYSTIEKLHQSSGEITGIATGFTDLDKMTAGFQRNDLIIVAARPSVGKTAFALNISQNVAVRTGENVAIFSLEMGAEQLVMRMLCAEGNIDAQRLRTGRLEAEDWGRLSLAMSSLSQAGIYIDDTPGLRVNEIRAKCRRLKQEYGLGMIMIDYLQLIVGNGKPGENRQQEVSEISRTLKAIARELQVPVIALSQLSRGVESRQDKRPMMSDIRESGAIEQDADIVAFLYRDDYYDKESEDANTIEIIIAKQRNGPTGTVKLSFRKEYNKFVNMETQAFAPPM, from the coding sequence ATGAGTGATGCGATTCAAGTCAATACACCACCACATAGCGTGGAAGCGGAGCAAGCCGTCTTAGGGGCAATCATCCTCGATTCGGATCGGTTGATCACGGCCTCAGAACGTGTCGACCCGGACGACTTTTATCGTGTCAGCCACCAACGCATCTTTGAAGCGATGTTAAAGATCAATGACCGGGGCGAACTCGTCGACTTAGTCACGCTCAGTTCAGAGTTACAGGCTCAAGGCATTCTAGACGAAATCGGCGGTCTCAACTATTTGGCAGAAGTCGCTGAATCTGTACCGGCCATTGGAAACATCGGCTATTACTTGAACGTCGTCGACCAAAAAGCGGCGCTCCGTCGTTTAATCCGAACGGCGACCAATATCGTGTCAGACGGTTATGAACGCCAAGATGAGGTCGATTCCGTGCTGTCAGATGCCGAACGGAATATTTTAAAAGTATCGCAGCGAAAAGGACAATCGAGTTTCCATCCAATCGGGTCGGTTCTCTCGGATGCATATTCAACGATTGAAAAACTACATCAGTCGAGTGGTGAAATCACTGGAATTGCAACGGGCTTCACCGATTTGGATAAGATGACGGCTGGTTTCCAGCGAAACGATTTGATTATCGTGGCCGCTCGTCCATCTGTCGGGAAAACCGCGTTCGCTTTGAACATCTCGCAAAACGTTGCCGTCCGTACGGGCGAGAACGTCGCCATCTTCAGTTTGGAGATGGGTGCCGAGCAACTCGTTATGCGTATGTTGTGTGCGGAAGGGAACATCGATGCCCAGCGTCTCCGGACCGGTCGTCTCGAAGCAGAAGACTGGGGCCGTCTGTCACTCGCAATGTCGTCGCTTTCGCAAGCAGGCATCTACATCGACGATACGCCGGGTCTCCGTGTCAACGAGATTCGAGCGAAGTGTCGTCGTTTGAAACAGGAGTACGGCCTCGGGATGATTATGATTGACTACTTGCAGCTCATCGTCGGGAACGGGAAACCGGGCGAGAACCGCCAACAAGAAGTATCGGAGATCTCGCGTACGCTCAAAGCGATTGCGCGGGAACTGCAAGTACCGGTTATCGCCTTGTCACAGCTCTCGCGTGGCGTAGAGAGTCGTCAAGACAAGCGACCGATGATGTCGGATATCCGGGAATCGGGAGCGATCGAGCAGGATGCCGATATCGTCGCCTTCCTCTATCGTGATGACTATTACGATAAAGAGAGTGAAGACGCCAATACGATTGAGATCATCATTGCGAAACAACGTAACGGTCCGACCGGTACGGTCAAGCTCTCCTTCCGGAAAGAGTATAACAAGTTCGTCAATATGGAGACACAAGCCTTCGCACCACCGATGTAA
- the rplI gene encoding 50S ribosomal protein L9 has translation MKVILKVDVKGQGKAGEVKNVADAYAKNVLFKKNLAVEATPGNLKAFAAKERRAEEAAEEELNEAKQLKEKLEKETIAVTTKAGEGGRVFGSVTSKQIADVLKTMGYKIDKRKIELEHPIKALGFTKVPVKLHHDVVATLNVHVQEA, from the coding sequence ATGAAAGTCATTTTGAAAGTAGATGTAAAAGGGCAAGGAAAAGCTGGAGAAGTGAAAAATGTGGCAGACGCTTACGCGAAAAATGTCTTGTTCAAGAAAAATTTGGCGGTAGAAGCGACACCTGGGAACTTAAAAGCGTTCGCAGCGAAAGAACGTCGTGCCGAAGAGGCCGCAGAAGAAGAGTTGAACGAAGCGAAACAACTAAAAGAGAAGCTTGAAAAAGAGACGATCGCCGTCACGACGAAAGCTGGGGAAGGCGGTCGCGTGTTCGGGTCAGTCACAAGCAAACAAATCGCGGATGTCCTTAAAACAATGGGCTACAAGATTGATAAGCGTAAAATTGAACTCGAGCACCCAATCAAGGCGCTCGGCTTCACGAAAGTGCCTGTGAAGTTGCACCATGACGTCGTCGCGACGTTGAATGTACATGTACAAGAAGCTTGA
- a CDS encoding DHH family phosphoesterase, with protein MHSGEALTSVKNQYARHMVPYVIGVLVSLGLAFYNIVAAITLFMGTLIFFIYQQVTMRRERKNWEQYVLSLSHQIEEVGKEALTTMPIGILVFDQDRRISWFNEQSRLIFELDMAIGVPLDALHSAFAELIEEEEDEATIEVGDRVYRVYYNQIHQTLYLFDMTEEAEIEQKYVQSQTVIGILYLDNYDEMSTAVDEQVRSEINRRVTVLLNQWAQQHHIYMRRTAADRFFLVMNERTLSELENNRFSILDEVREATKEQRIPLTLSIGIGCGETTLTELGNLSQSSLDLGLGRGGDQAVVKRHNGKVRFFGGKTNPTEKRTRVRARVISNSMRDLIRESSRVLIMGHKNPDMDSLGASIGIMKLAEFVGREAYVVIPSGETSIGIQRLVQEVENDDALYSQFLTEYEAQPLIDEQTLLVVVDTHRPSLVISKDILYRAERVVVIDHHRRGEEFIEDPVLVYMEPYASSTCELVTELIEYQAGSRKLSILEATSLLAGIMVDTKGFTLRTGSRTFDAASFLRIQGADTVLVQHFMRQDLDAYIEQSQILRNTEIYAGGMAIAVASDDEAHHQVLIAQSADQLLNMEGVKASFVIAILPDGRTGISARSLGDVNVQVIMEMLDGGGHLTNAATQLEVSREQANAMLKEAIDHYVTDETEGEELE; from the coding sequence ATGCACAGTGGTGAAGCATTAACATCCGTGAAGAACCAATACGCGCGTCACATGGTTCCATATGTGATTGGAGTCCTTGTCTCGTTAGGATTGGCGTTCTACAATATTGTGGCGGCAATCACCCTGTTTATGGGCACGCTGATTTTCTTCATCTATCAGCAAGTAACAATGCGACGGGAGCGTAAAAATTGGGAACAGTATGTCCTCTCACTCTCTCATCAAATCGAAGAGGTCGGGAAAGAAGCGTTGACGACGATGCCGATTGGAATTTTAGTCTTTGATCAAGACCGGCGCATCAGTTGGTTTAACGAACAATCGCGATTGATCTTCGAACTCGATATGGCGATTGGAGTCCCGCTCGACGCGCTCCATTCTGCATTCGCTGAATTGATTGAAGAGGAAGAGGATGAAGCCACGATTGAAGTAGGCGATCGTGTCTACCGCGTCTACTACAATCAAATACATCAAACCCTTTATTTATTTGACATGACCGAGGAAGCAGAAATTGAGCAAAAGTATGTGCAATCGCAAACAGTCATTGGTATTTTGTACTTGGATAACTATGATGAGATGTCGACTGCAGTGGATGAACAAGTGCGTAGTGAGATCAATCGTCGTGTGACGGTACTTCTCAATCAATGGGCACAGCAGCATCACATCTACATGCGCCGTACAGCGGCGGATCGCTTTTTCCTCGTTATGAACGAGCGAACGTTATCTGAACTTGAAAACAACAGATTCTCAATTTTAGATGAAGTACGTGAAGCGACGAAAGAGCAGAGGATCCCGTTGACGTTATCGATCGGGATTGGATGTGGAGAGACAACGCTAACGGAGCTCGGCAACTTATCTCAGTCAAGTCTAGACCTCGGACTTGGTCGTGGTGGTGACCAGGCTGTTGTCAAACGTCATAACGGAAAAGTACGTTTCTTCGGGGGGAAGACAAACCCGACCGAAAAGCGGACGCGCGTCCGGGCACGTGTCATCTCGAACTCGATGCGTGACTTGATTCGAGAATCGAGTCGAGTTCTCATAATGGGGCATAAGAATCCAGATATGGACTCGCTCGGGGCGTCCATCGGGATTATGAAATTGGCTGAGTTTGTCGGACGTGAGGCGTATGTCGTGATTCCGTCTGGCGAAACGAGTATCGGAATTCAGCGCCTCGTCCAAGAAGTAGAGAACGATGACGCGTTGTATAGCCAGTTCCTAACCGAATATGAAGCACAACCCCTCATTGATGAGCAGACGCTTCTCGTCGTCGTCGATACACACCGTCCATCGCTCGTCATTTCAAAAGATATTCTCTACCGAGCGGAACGAGTCGTCGTCATCGACCATCACCGTCGCGGGGAAGAGTTTATCGAAGATCCGGTCCTCGTTTATATGGAGCCATACGCGTCATCAACATGTGAACTTGTCACGGAGCTGATTGAGTATCAGGCGGGAAGCCGCAAGCTTTCCATTTTGGAAGCGACATCGCTTCTTGCAGGAATCATGGTCGACACGAAAGGATTTACGCTCCGAACAGGCTCGCGTACGTTTGACGCGGCATCTTTCTTGCGAATTCAAGGGGCGGATACGGTTCTCGTACAGCATTTTATGCGCCAGGACCTCGATGCTTATATCGAGCAGTCTCAGATTTTGAGAAACACTGAAATTTATGCAGGCGGCATGGCGATTGCGGTCGCTTCTGACGATGAGGCGCATCATCAAGTGTTGATTGCCCAATCGGCAGACCAACTGTTAAATATGGAAGGCGTGAAAGCATCATTCGTCATCGCGATTTTACCGGATGGACGAACAGGGATTAGCGCAAGATCCCTCGGTGACGTCAATGTTCAAGTCATCATGGAAATGCTTGATGGTGGTGGACATTTGACGAATGCGGCGACGCAGCTCGAAGTGAGTCGCGAACAAGCGAATGCCATGTTGAAAGAGGCAATCGATCATTATGTAACAGATGAAACTGAAGGAGAGGAATTAGAATGA
- the rpsR gene encoding 30S ribosomal protein S18: MARRPGGRRRRKVCFFTSNNITHIDYKDVELLKRFVSERGKILPRRVTGTSAKYQRPLTVAIKRSRQMALLPYVAE, encoded by the coding sequence ATGGCACGTCGTCCAGGAGGTCGTCGTCGTCGTAAAGTATGTTTCTTTACGTCGAACAACATCACTCATATCGATTATAAAGACGTAGAATTACTCAAACGCTTCGTTTCAGAGCGTGGTAAAATTCTTCCACGTCGTGTGACTGGTACTTCAGCGAAATACCAACGTCCACTTACTGTCGCTATCAAGCGTTCACGTCAAATGGCTTTGCTTCCATACGTTGCAGAGTAA
- the ssb gene encoding single-stranded DNA-binding protein yields MINRVVLVGRLTRDPEMRYTQSGIAVTRFTLACDRPFAGQDGKRETDFIDCVVWRKQAENVAQYLKKGSMAGVDGRLQISSYEGQDGQRRYRAEVVADSVRFLEPRGASGQREQAPSGDVFSGGESSGSGWGAGAASTSSQSSNQSSNKGFDADPFSGGNKIDLSDDDLPF; encoded by the coding sequence ATGATTAACCGAGTTGTGTTAGTTGGTCGATTGACTCGCGATCCGGAAATGCGTTATACGCAGAGCGGAATCGCCGTAACACGCTTTACTCTCGCTTGCGATCGTCCATTTGCTGGGCAGGATGGGAAGCGCGAGACGGACTTTATTGATTGTGTCGTTTGGCGCAAACAAGCAGAGAACGTAGCACAATACTTGAAAAAGGGCAGCATGGCCGGCGTTGACGGTCGCCTTCAAATCAGTAGTTACGAAGGACAAGATGGCCAACGTCGTTACCGGGCAGAAGTAGTCGCCGACAGCGTACGCTTCCTTGAACCACGCGGAGCTTCAGGGCAACGTGAGCAAGCACCATCTGGAGATGTCTTCAGTGGTGGTGAGTCAAGTGGATCAGGATGGGGCGCAGGAGCTGCTTCGACTTCATCTCAGTCCTCAAACCAGTCTTCAAATAAAGGTTTTGATGCAGATCCGTTCTCGGGTGGCAACAAAATTGACTTGTCAGACGATGATTTGCCATTCTAA